The genomic segment GCCGGACGTCACGCTCGGGCTTTCGGTCGTGCTCTACGCGGTGACCTGGGAGTACGATCTTTATCTCTCGGCTTATCCGAACGGGTTCTGGGCCTTCAATCCCTTCGCCTGGCAATTGCTGTTCGTGTTCGGTGCATGGTGCGCGCTCGGAGGTGCGCGTCGCATGTCGCGCATCCTGGCCTCGCCCGTGACGATGTGGATCTCGATCGCCTATCTCGTCGCGGCGTTCTACGTGACGCTGACCTGGTACGTGCCGCAGCTGTCCCAGTTCATGCCGAAGCGGATCGAGCAGTGGATGTATCCGATCGACAAGACCGACCTCGACGTGCTGCGCTTCACGCATTTCCTGGCGCTGGCCGCGCTCACCGTGCGTTTCCTGCCCCGGGATTGGCCGGGCTTGAAATCGCGCTGGCTGCGACCATTGATTCTATGTGGCCAGCATTCGCTCGAGATCTTCTGCCTCGGCGTCTTCCTGGCCTTTGCCGGCCATTTCGTCCTCGCCGAAGTCTCCGGCGGGCCGGCCATGCATGCGTTGATTAGCCTCTCCGGAATCCTGATCATGTGGGGGGTTGCCTGGGTCATTTCGTGGTACAAGCGTGTGGCTGACAAGAGCGGTGCGAAAACCAAAAACGCCGTCGGCAACGCCGATCTGGCGGGAGGGGGCTGATGAAGGCGAAGGTTCTCCTGAGCCTGATCCTGCTATGCGGTAGCCTCGCCGCGCCCACGGCGCGCGCGGGCGATGCCGCGTCTGCCGCGTCCCCTGTGCCTGCGGCCTGCGAATTGCCGTCCTATTTGCTGACCAGCGAAAGCCAGCTGCCCAAGGTCGCCGAGGCGGTCAAGGCCGGCAAGCCGCTCGATATCCTGGTCATCGGCAGCCGCTCGACCACGATTCCTTCCTCGGAGGGCAGCTCCTATCCGGCGCGCATGGAGGCGATCCTCAAGGAGAAGCTGCCGCCGTCCGAGGTCGTGCACGTCTCCGTAGAAATACAGAGCAAGAAAACGGCAGAGGAGACCGCGTCCAGCTTCGTTAAGCTGATGGAAGCAAAAACGCCTACTTTGGTCATCTGGCAGACCGGGACCGTGGATGCTATCCGATCCATCGATCCCGACGAATTTCGTGGCGCGGTGACCGACGGGGTTGTTGCGCTGCAAAAGGCAGGGGCTGACGTCGTCTTGATGAATTTGCAATACAGCCCGCGCACCGAGACCATGATCTCGGCGCAGCCTTTTCTCGACAACATGCGCGTCGTTGCGCAGGAGCACGACATTCCGCTGTTCGATCGTTTCGCGATCATGCGGCAGTGGAATGAGCAGGGCCAGTTCGACCTGTTCAGCCCGTCCCGCGGGCCTGAGCTGGCGAAGCAGGTCCATGATTGCCTGGGCCGGGCGTTGGCACAGTTCGTGATTGACGCTGCTCACCTGGAGCCGGCCCAGCAGCAAAATTGAGGTCTAGCGTTAATGAGTTCTCTCCGCCCTTTTTGCCTGACGTCATGGCTGGCCGTGCCCGCGGCGGCGGCGCTGTTATGGCTGACGCCCGCCTCGCATGCGCAGACGCCCGCGCAACCTGCCCCCGCACCCGCCCAGTCACCTGATCCAGCGCCCGCTGCGCCGTCCCAGACCACCGTCGCCGCGAGGTCGTCCGAGCCGCGCGGCGTCACCTCGCGCGCCATCGACAAGGTGAAGGAGGTCGCGAAGTCCGCCGCCGACATCTTCAGCCGCGTGCCTTGCCTGCCGCCGAAGGGCGGCTCCAAGGCGATGGGCTCGCTGCCGCATGTCGCGAGCAAGCTCGTCGCCGGACAGCCCGTCGTCATCGTCGCGTTCGGTTCGTCGTCGACCGCGGGCTTCGGCGCGAGCTCGCCGGAGTTCAACTACCCCAATCGCCTCGCCGCGCAGCTGCGGCGTCACTATCCGAGCGCCGACATCACGGTCGTCAACGCCGGCGTCGGCGGCGAGGATGCGCCCGAGATGATGAAGCGCCTGCAGACGCAGGTGATCGACGTGCATCCGGATCTCGTGATCTGGCAGGTCGGCACCAACGCCGTGCTGCGCAACCTCGATCCCGCCGATACGGCCAAGCTGGTCGAGGACGGCATCAGCCGCATTCAGGCCGCCGGTGGCACCGACATCGTGCTGGTCGACCCGCAATATTCGCCGGCCGTCAACCAGCGCAAGGAGAGCGCCGGCAAGATGATCAAGCTGCTCGGCAACGTCGCCGAGCTGCGCAAGGTCGGCATCTTCCCGCGCTTCGAGGTGATGCGCGACTGGCACGAGAACCAGTCGATCCCGGTCGAGAGCTTCGTCATCGCCGACGGCCTGCACATGAACGATTGGGGCTATGCCTGCTTCGCCCAGCTGCTCGGCGACGACATCATCCGCTCCGTCGGCCAGATCAAGCTCGGGGTGAACGTGCCCGCCGATGTGAGAACGTATCGGCCGATGTGAGAGGCTGCGTAGCCGTAGGGTGGGCAAAGGCGCGCAGCGCCGTGCCCACCATCTCGTCATTGTAGTCGAGAATGGTGGGCACGCTTCGCTTTGCCCACCCTACGAAGCTTTCCTCACGCCTTCTCCAGCGCCGCGGTGAGATCTTCGATCAGGTCATCGGCGTGCTCGAGCCCCGCCGAGAAGCGAATGAAACCCTCGCTGATGCCGAGCGCGGCGCGGTCTTCCGGCTTCAGGCGCTGATGCGTCGTGGTCGCCGGATGCGTGACGAGGCTCTTGGCGTCGCCGAGATTGTTCGAGATCTTGGCAAGCTTCAATTCGTTGAGCACGCGGAACGCCGCCGCCTTGCCGCCCTTCACCTCGAAGCCGACCAGCGTCGAGCCGCCGCGCATCTGCTTCTTCACCAGCGCCGCCTGCGGATGATCGGCGCGGCCGGGATAGACCAGCCGCGAGATCTTGGGATGGCTCGCCAGCACCTCGGCGATGCGCGCGGCCGTGTCGGTCTGCGCGCGCACGCGCA from the Bradyrhizobium sp. WBAH42 genome contains:
- a CDS encoding SGNH/GDSL hydrolase family protein — encoded protein: MKAKVLLSLILLCGSLAAPTARAGDAASAASPVPAACELPSYLLTSESQLPKVAEAVKAGKPLDILVIGSRSTTIPSSEGSSYPARMEAILKEKLPPSEVVHVSVEIQSKKTAEETASSFVKLMEAKTPTLVIWQTGTVDAIRSIDPDEFRGAVTDGVVALQKAGADVVLMNLQYSPRTETMISAQPFLDNMRVVAQEHDIPLFDRFAIMRQWNEQGQFDLFSPSRGPELAKQVHDCLGRALAQFVIDAAHLEPAQQQN
- a CDS encoding SGNH/GDSL hydrolase family protein, with protein sequence MSSLRPFCLTSWLAVPAAAALLWLTPASHAQTPAQPAPAPAQSPDPAPAAPSQTTVAARSSEPRGVTSRAIDKVKEVAKSAADIFSRVPCLPPKGGSKAMGSLPHVASKLVAGQPVVIVAFGSSSTAGFGASSPEFNYPNRLAAQLRRHYPSADITVVNAGVGGEDAPEMMKRLQTQVIDVHPDLVIWQVGTNAVLRNLDPADTAKLVEDGISRIQAAGGTDIVLVDPQYSPAVNQRKESAGKMIKLLGNVAELRKVGIFPRFEVMRDWHENQSIPVESFVIADGLHMNDWGYACFAQLLGDDIIRSVGQIKLGVNVPADVRTYRPM
- a CDS encoding OpgC domain-containing protein, whose translation is MTIADRVTGSTIAGTAGAKPRAAAPAITLPAIGERELRLDLFRGLALWLIFIDHLPPSLLTWFTIRNYGLSDATEIFIFISGYTAAFVYGRAMLESGVLIATARILRRVWQIYVAHVFLFTIFLAEISYVATRFENPLYTEEMGIMDFLKQPDVTIVQALLLRFRPVNMDVLPLYIVLMLALPLILWSMKWRPDVTLGLSVVLYAVTWEYDLYLSAYPNGFWAFNPFAWQLLFVFGAWCALGGARRMSRILASPVTMWISIAYLVAAFYVTLTWYVPQLSQFMPKRIEQWMYPIDKTDLDVLRFTHFLALAALTVRFLPRDWPGLKSRWLRPLILCGQHSLEIFCLGVFLAFAGHFVLAEVSGGPAMHALISLSGILIMWGVAWVISWYKRVADKSGAKTKNAVGNADLAGGG